One part of the Dermacentor silvarum isolate Dsil-2018 chromosome 6, BIME_Dsil_1.4, whole genome shotgun sequence genome encodes these proteins:
- the LOC119456118 gene encoding endothelin-converting enzyme 1, protein MLIETEPGEKIGWLYQPPHISIRLNHPPPPERLKLGNRSTIVAVLLAVAVAVCVVSAVAVPITRRIRHAAQRVSLCETTACTSYARMVARSTSGSVNPCHNFYRFVCEGYANSSRSVFRDHMDAFTSLVAHSLRTAMAPESAQSAFEKAAVFYQSCVAVVAEGASQFDQFRAVIIDAGILWPQVSKRPNIMASMLKMAVTLNIFTLVFFAAEHDGEKCLIEIWKGDVLEHLKRRRRELEADGKYELYYDSFIQIFEGYDTNAIMGGSLLASATSGSESTRWEYFLQIENVALHYLTGRKTTTKTVFDDVAKLKRISPSISPRRWAHLFGQMMFTPLNKSENRSSPSLPCSQEIRVWDVQYLRALDDLLLAVGEQRLHFYYGWTVVQALARFMSYGLAVLSYGSAKAARDESSLNCLRLTEATMGLVVYERYAARHFRQDIRVELHEMVNVVYSALLRNIQEIPELDVRDTSMDLRQLERTLLPRLEFLDNKDRLNRLLVEVPSMVRRSFAHNWLELQRALRRMSSEVRGVISSWYLSSIAGANGYSIHRAGNKTELGLAPHLTLLPLYDASVVDSVKYGGLGSLIAEATFQFFEEHLPEQSGFRSLLEQRTRCYESAGPLRDLQGDPVKRAVFKRAVSQSFLWQAFQSPLRRRDYLWRLRDLESFSEQQLFFMASCFPLCSGYQSGVAELTCNEPLRHSRHFPGAFRCPGGAPMNPRLKCSVFY, encoded by the exons AAGATCGGCTGGCTATACCAGCCTCCGCACATCAGCATCAGGTTGAACCATCCACCACCCCCTGAACGTCTCAAACTGGGTAACAGGTCAACCATCGTGGCCGTGCTGCTGGCAGTCGCCGTCGCAGTCTGCGTCGTGTCCGCCGTCGCTGTCCCGATCACACGGCGCATACGGCACGCTGCCCAGCGCGTCAGCCTGTGCGAGACCACGGCGTGCACCTCTTACGCTCGCATGGTGGCGCGAAGCACGTCGGGATCGGTCAACCCGTGCCACAACTTCTACCGCTTCGTCTGCGAAGGCTACGCCAACTCGTCGCGGTCAGTGTTCCGGGACCACATGGACGCCTTCACGAGCCTCGTGGCGCATTCGCTGCGCACAGCCATGGCGCCGGAGTCGGCGCAGAGCGCATTCGAAAAGGCCGCCGTCTTCTACCAGTCATGCGTCGCTGTGGTCGCCGAAGGGGCAAGCCAGTTCGACCAGTTTCGAGCAGTCATAATTGACGCCGGAATCCTCTGGCCACAAGTTTCCAAGAGGCCAAACATCATGGCGTCAATGCTCAAGATGGCAGTGACGTTGAATATTTTCACCCTTGTCTTCTTCGCGGCCGAGCACGACGGGGAGAAGTGTCTCATTGAAATCTGGAAGGGAGACGTCCTGGAACACCTGAAACGACGTCGCCGCGAACTTGAAGCCGACGGAAAGTACGAGCTCTACTACGACTCCTTTATCCAGATTTTTGAAGGCTACGATACGAATGCAATAATGGGCGGCTCTTTGTTGGCGTCAGCTACCTCTGGCAGCGAATCCACGCGCTGGGAGTACTTCCTCCAGATTGAAAACGTTGCCTTACATTATCTTACTGGTCGGAAGACGACCACAAAGACAGTATTCGACGATGTTGCCAAATTGAAGCGCATATCGCCGTCAATATCACCGAGGCGCTGGGCTCACTTGTTTGGCCAAATGATGTTCACTCCGCTTAATAAATCGGAGAATCGGTCGTCTCCGTCCCTGCCATGCTCTCAAGAGATAAGGGTGTGGGACGTGCAGTATCTTCGCGCCCTGGACGACCTTTTGCTCGCTGTCGGCGAGCAACGGCTCCACTTCTACTACGGCTGGACTGTTGTCCAGGCTTTAGCTCGCTTCATGTCCTACGGTCTCGCTGTCCTGAGCTACGGAAGTGCCAAGGCAGCTCGCGACGAGTCATCGCTTAACTGCCTGCGGCTCACTGAGGCAACCATGGGTCTGGTGGTGTACGAGCGGTACGCAGCCAGGCATTTCAGGCAGGACATACGAGTGGAGTTGCACGAAATGGTGAACGTGGTGTACTCGGCGCTTCTGCGCAACATCCAGGAGATTCCAGAGTTGGATGTACGCGACACCTCGATGGACTTGCGGCAGCTGGAGCGCACACTGCTCCCGAGGCTCGAGTTCCTTGACAACAAGGACCGACTGAACAGGCTGCTCGTCGAAGTGCCGTCCATGGTGCGCCGCTCGTTCGCGCACAATTGGCTGGAGCTACAGCGCGCACTGCGCCGCATGAGCTCCGAGGTACGCGGGGTCATCAGCTCCTGGTACTTGTCGAGCATCGCCGGAGCCAACGGCTACTCGATCCACAGAGCTGGCAACAAGACAGAGCTCGGACTCGCGCCCCATTTGACCCTGCTGCCGTTGTACGATGCGAGT GTGGTGGACAGCGTCAAGTACGGTGGTCTTGGTTCCCTGATCGCGGAGGCCACGTTCCAGTTCTTCGAGGAGCATCTGCCCGAGCAGAGCGGCTTCCGCTCGCTCCTGGAACAGCGCACTCGCTGCTACGAAAGCGCAGGGCCACTACGCGATCTTCAAGGGGATCCTGTCAAGCGCGCTGTTTTCAAGCGCGCCGTCTCCCAGTCCTTCCTGTGGCAGGCGTTCCAGTCTCCGCTACGACGACGTGACTATCTCTGGCGCCTGCGTGACCTCGAGTCTTTTTCGGAGCAACAGCTGTTCTTCATGGCTTCCTGCTTTCCGCTCtgttctggataccagagcggcGTAGCTGAGCTCACCTGCAACGAGCCGCTGAGGCATAGCCGACACTTTCCGGGCGCCTTCCGCTGCCCCGGAGGTGCGCCCATGAACCCTCGACTCAAGTGCAGCGTATTTTACTAG